The Halostella salina nucleotide sequence CTCGTTACACAGCGCGTCGTACAGCACGCCGTCGAAGTCGTCCGGGCTCGTCTGGGCGTACTGGGCCTCGACAAGCTGCTCTATCTCCTCGTACGCGACCGTGTCGGCGTCGAGTTCCGCGACGAGTGCCTCCAGACGCTCGCGGTGGTCCTCCGACTCCTCGGCGGCGTGTTCCAGCAGTTCAGCTATCTCGTCGTCGAGTGCCTCCCGCTCCGCCGCGGAGAGGGAGTCGAGGTGGCGGTAGGCGCGCGCCTCGACGACCTCCTCCAGCACGACCCCGATCTGCAGGAGCCGCGCGAGCTGGTGGTCGCTTGAGACGCGTTGACCCAGGCTCATACCAACGGTTCCGGGCCGGGGTCACTTAACGGTCCCTACTCCGGCGGACAGCGAAAAGGTGTGTGCGTTACTCTCGGAGCCGCGCCGCGACGAGTTCCTGCAGGTCGTCGCGGAGTTCGTCGACGGCGACCTCTTCGAGCACCGGCACGAAGAAGCCCTCGACGAGCATGTTCTCTGCAGTCTGGGGGTCGGTACCCCGGGTCTCCATGTAGAACAGGTCCTCCTCGTCGACCTGTCCCACCGTGGCGCTGTGGGACGCCTCGGTGTCGTGGTTGTTGATGATCAGCTTCGGGGAGGCGTCGGCCTCGCTCTCGTCGGAGAGCATCAGCGTGTTCTCCCGCTGGTAGGAGTTGGTGTCCCACGCCCCGCTGCCGACGTCCTGAACGCCCTCGTACACCGAGCGCGCCTCGTCGTCGAGCACGCCGCGCGTGACGAGGTCGGCCGTGGTGTGCTCGGCCTCGTGCCAGACGCGTGCGTTCACGTCGAAGTGCTGGTCCTCGTGGCCGAAGAACGCGCCGACGATCTGGCTCTCCGAGGAGTCGCCCTGGAGGTACGTCTCGACGGAACTCTTCGTCAGGCGCGAGCCGATGTTGCCCTCGATCCAGTTGATCGTGGCGTACGTGTCGGCGTGGCCGCGCTTCAGCGTGTAGTTGTACGTCTCCTCGCTCAGGTTCTGGAGCGAGCCGTACTGGACGTGGCTGTTCTCGGCGGCGGCGACCTCGACGATGCCGCTGTAGTAGCGCTCGCCCGACACGTCGTCGCCGGTGGACTGCCGTTCGAGGATCGTGACCGAGGACGACTCCTCGGTGACGACCAGCGTGTAGTTGAACAGCGACTGGCTGTTCATTTCGGTGCGGACTGTCACGTCCTCGGCGTCGACGCCCTCGGGGACGTAGACGACCGTCCCGGTGCTAAACAGCGCCGTCGACAGCGCCGTGAGGTAGTCCTCCTCCGGATCGACGACGGAGCCGAACTGCTCGCGCACGAGGTCCTCGTGCTCGTCGACCGCCTCCGCGAAGGGCAGGACCTCGACCTCGTCGGGGCCGACCTGGTCCTTGTCCTCGGCGGCGTTCAGCGGGTCGACGAAGCCCTCGAAGTCGAGGTCGTGGAGGTTCGTCCACTCGCGGCCGGGCGTCCGGATGACCGAGGGCATGTCGAGGCCGTCGAGGGCCTCCAGCGCCGACAGCCGTGTTTCGAGGAGCCACTCGGGCTCGTCGAGCGAGTCCGAGAGCTCCCGTACCGTCCCCTCGTCGATGGTTGCGTGTACCTGCGTGCTCATGTTATCCGAGGCTCCCCTCCATCTCCAGCTCGATGAGGCGGTTCAGTTCGACCGCGTACTCGATAGGCAGTTCCTCCGTGATCGGCTCGATGAAGCCGGAGACGATCATCTGCTTCGCGTCGTCGTCGTCGAGGCCGCGGCTCTGGAGGTAGAACACGTCCTCGTCGCCGATCTTCCCGACGGTCGCCTCGTGGGCGACGTCGACCTTCGACTCCTGGATCTCCATGTACGGCATGGTGTCGGAGGTCGACTCGTTGTCGAACATCAGCGCGTCGCACTCGACGGCGGTGGAGGAGCCCTCCGCGCCGTCGGCGATCTGGACGAGGCCGCGGTAGTTCGTGCGGCCGCCGTCCTTGGCGATGGACTTGGACTCGATGGTCGACTTCGTGTTCGGCGCGTTGTGGTACACCTTCGCGCCGGTGTCGATGTCCTGCCCTTCGCCCGCGAAGGCGATGGTGATGTGGTTGTCCGTCGCGCCGCGACCCTTGAGGATGGTCGAGGGGTACAGCATCGTGGCCTTCGAGCCCATGCTGCCGGACACCCACTCCATCGTGCCGCCCTTCTCCGCGATGGCGCGCTTGGTGTTCAGGTTGAACGTGTTCTTCGACCAGTTCTGGACGGTTGAGTACTGGACGTGGGCGTCCTCGCCGACGAACACCTCGACGCCGCCGGCGTGGAGGTTGTGCGTGCCGTACTTCGGGGCCGAACAGCCCTCGATGTAGTGGACCTCGGAGCCCTCCTCGGCGATGATGAGGGTGTGCTCGAACTGGCCCATCCCCTCGCTGTTCATGCGGAAGTACGCCTGGACGGGCATCTCGACGGTGACGCCCTCGGGGACGTACACGAACGAGCCGCCCGACCAGACCGCGCCGTGGAGCGCGGCGAACTTGTTGTCGCTCGGGGGGACGCACTTCGTCATGAAGTGCTCCTTGACGAGCTCCTCGTGTTCCTGGACGGCCTCGTCCATGTTGCAGAACACGACGCCCTTCTCCTCCCACTGCTCCTGCATGTTCTGGTAGACGACCTCGGACTCGTACTGCGCGCCGACGCCCGAGAGCGCCTTCCGCTCGGCCTCCGGAATGCCGAGCTTCTCGAACGTGTCCTGAATGTCTTCGGGGAGGTCGTCCCAGCTGTCCGCGCCCTCGCGCTTGTCGACGTCGGGGCGGATGTACGGGACGATCTCCTCGACGTCCAGCTCCGACAGGTCCGGCTGGCCGGGCCAGTCGGTCGGCATCGGCATCTGCTGGTACTGCTTGAGCGCGCGGAGGCGGCGCTCCAGCATCCACTCCGGTTCGTCCTTGTCGTCGCTTATCATTCGGACGACCTCCTCGGTCAGTCCTTTGTCGGATGTCACCGCAGCGCTCTCCTCTTTCTTGAACTCGAAGCGCTTCTCGGTGTCCGTCTCTTTCAGGTGGTCTTGATCTGAACTCATTGTTGTTGTCCGTTGGTTACCGTTCTGGCCTTATAGCGTTGGTTCTAGTTAGGATCGGTTACGCGGTCTCGTAGACCTGCTCGCGGACCCAGTCGTACCCTTCGTCCTCGAGCTTCTCGGCCAGCTCCGCGCCGCCGCTTTCCGCGACCTCGCCGTCGAGCATGACGTGGACGTGGTCCGGTTCGACGTAGTCGAGGATGCGCTGGTAGTGCGTGATCTGGAGGATGCCGGTGCCCTGCTCGTCGCGGAGGGCGTTGATCCCCTTGGAGACGTCCTGCAGGCGGTCGATGTCGAGCCCGGAGTCGATCTCGTCGAGCACGGCGACCGATGGCTCGAGGATGGCTGCCTGGAGCACCTCGTTCTGCTTCTTCTCGCCGCCGGAGAAGCCGGCGTTGAGGTAGCGCTGGGCGAACTTCTCGTCCATGTCCAACTGCTCCATCTTCTCGGAGAGGATCTGCTGGAACTCGGCGACGCCGACCTCGCCTTCGTCGGCGGGGCCCTCCATCGGGGAGGACTCGTAGCCGGCTTCCTCCTCTTCTTCCTCCTCGTCCTCGTCCTCGAACAGCTCCTCGCGCTCCTCGATCTTGGCGTTCAGCGCCGTGCGGAGGAAGTTCGTCATCGTGACGCCCTC carries:
- a CDS encoding ferritin-like domain-containing protein, which translates into the protein MSLGQRVSSDHQLARLLQIGVVLEEVVEARAYRHLDSLSAAEREALDDEIAELLEHAAEESEDHRERLEALVAELDADTVAYEEIEQLVEAQYAQTSPDDFDGVLYDALCNEETAYKFYDDLIEAVEASDADYAIDRDRLLDTLRTIRAEEEEGVEEVTAIMERRS
- the sufD gene encoding Fe-S cluster assembly protein SufD, with the translated sequence MSTQVHATIDEGTVRELSDSLDEPEWLLETRLSALEALDGLDMPSVIRTPGREWTNLHDLDFEGFVDPLNAAEDKDQVGPDEVEVLPFAEAVDEHEDLVREQFGSVVDPEEDYLTALSTALFSTGTVVYVPEGVDAEDVTVRTEMNSQSLFNYTLVVTEESSSVTILERQSTGDDVSGERYYSGIVEVAAAENSHVQYGSLQNLSEETYNYTLKRGHADTYATINWIEGNIGSRLTKSSVETYLQGDSSESQIVGAFFGHEDQHFDVNARVWHEAEHTTADLVTRGVLDDEARSVYEGVQDVGSGAWDTNSYQRENTLMLSDESEADASPKLIINNHDTEASHSATVGQVDEEDLFYMETRGTDPQTAENMLVEGFFVPVLEEVAVDELRDDLQELVAARLRE
- the sufB gene encoding Fe-S cluster assembly protein SufB — its product is MSSDQDHLKETDTEKRFEFKKEESAAVTSDKGLTEEVVRMISDDKDEPEWMLERRLRALKQYQQMPMPTDWPGQPDLSELDVEEIVPYIRPDVDKREGADSWDDLPEDIQDTFEKLGIPEAERKALSGVGAQYESEVVYQNMQEQWEEKGVVFCNMDEAVQEHEELVKEHFMTKCVPPSDNKFAALHGAVWSGGSFVYVPEGVTVEMPVQAYFRMNSEGMGQFEHTLIIAEEGSEVHYIEGCSAPKYGTHNLHAGGVEVFVGEDAHVQYSTVQNWSKNTFNLNTKRAIAEKGGTMEWVSGSMGSKATMLYPSTILKGRGATDNHITIAFAGEGQDIDTGAKVYHNAPNTKSTIESKSIAKDGGRTNYRGLVQIADGAEGSSTAVECDALMFDNESTSDTMPYMEIQESKVDVAHEATVGKIGDEDVFYLQSRGLDDDDAKQMIVSGFIEPITEELPIEYAVELNRLIELEMEGSLG
- a CDS encoding ABC transporter ATP-binding protein, with protein sequence MAQLELSNLHAEVAEEGVDERILKGVDLTVESGEIHALMGPNGSGKSTTAKVIAGHPAYEVTEGEVLLHLDEDEFGEDFEIPEDMRTWDLLDLEPNERAALGVFLGFQYPAEIEGVTMTNFLRTALNAKIEEREELFEDEDEEEEEEEAGYESSPMEGPADEGEVGVAEFQQILSEKMEQLDMDEKFAQRYLNAGFSGGEKKQNEVLQAAILEPSVAVLDEIDSGLDIDRLQDVSKGINALRDEQGTGILQITHYQRILDYVEPDHVHVMLDGEVAESGGAELAEKLEDEGYDWVREQVYETA